Proteins encoded in a region of the Streptomyces sp. PCS3-D2 genome:
- a CDS encoding transcriptional regulator, producing the protein MAARPLVARQPNERLQALIQEAGCSNAGLARRVNMCGAEHGLDLRYDKTSVARWLRGQQPRGRAPGIIAEALGRKLGRTVTIDEIGMANGKNLASGVGLQFSPTVIGAIEQVCELWRSDVGRRDFLAGSNVAASALVEPSRDWLITGADTQVARSGGARVGMSDVEAVRATTEALKDLDHRFGSGHVRPVVVHYLNSVVSGLIGGSYREPVGRALFAAVARLTELAGYMAVDTGQPGLAQRYYIQALRLAQAAGDRAYGGYVLAASMSHLAAELGNPREIAQLARAAQEGTRGQVTPRVEAMYYAAEARGHALLGDARATGVLSARALSALERAEPESGDDPVWIRHFDEAYLADELAHCHRDLGQADAAARQAEEALRHLPAGKARRRAIGLLLLAAAQVQQREVEQACRTATQASELLEGLRSNRGAEYLEDFRTRLGPYREEEAVREFAARVA; encoded by the coding sequence ATGGCAGCCAGGCCTCTCGTCGCCCGCCAGCCGAACGAACGGCTTCAGGCGCTCATCCAGGAAGCCGGGTGCTCGAACGCCGGGCTCGCCCGGCGCGTCAACATGTGCGGGGCCGAACACGGCCTCGATCTGCGCTACGACAAGACCTCCGTGGCCCGGTGGCTACGCGGCCAGCAGCCGCGCGGCCGGGCTCCCGGCATCATCGCCGAGGCGCTCGGGCGCAAACTCGGCCGGACCGTCACCATCGACGAGATCGGCATGGCCAACGGCAAGAACCTCGCCTCCGGCGTCGGCCTGCAGTTCTCCCCGACCGTCATCGGCGCGATCGAGCAGGTCTGCGAGCTGTGGCGCAGCGACGTCGGACGACGCGACTTCCTCGCGGGCTCCAACGTGGCCGCCTCGGCGCTCGTCGAGCCGAGCCGCGACTGGCTGATCACCGGCGCCGACACCCAGGTGGCGCGCAGCGGCGGCGCACGGGTCGGCATGTCGGATGTGGAGGCGGTACGGGCGACCACCGAGGCCCTCAAGGACCTCGACCACCGCTTCGGCAGCGGCCACGTCCGGCCGGTGGTCGTGCACTACCTCAACTCGGTGGTGTCGGGGCTGATCGGCGGCTCCTACCGGGAACCCGTCGGACGGGCCCTGTTCGCGGCGGTCGCCCGGCTGACGGAGCTGGCCGGCTACATGGCGGTGGACACGGGCCAGCCGGGCCTCGCGCAGCGCTACTACATCCAGGCGCTACGGCTGGCCCAGGCGGCCGGGGACCGCGCGTACGGGGGTTACGTACTGGCGGCGTCCATGAGTCACCTCGCGGCGGAGCTCGGCAACCCGCGGGAGATCGCGCAGTTGGCGCGGGCCGCGCAGGAGGGGACCCGCGGGCAGGTCACCCCGCGGGTCGAGGCCATGTACTACGCCGCCGAGGCGCGCGGGCACGCGCTGCTGGGCGACGCCCGGGCGACGGGGGTGCTGTCGGCGCGTGCGCTGAGCGCGCTGGAGCGGGCGGAGCCGGAGTCGGGCGACGACCCGGTGTGGATCCGGCACTTCGACGAGGCCTACCTCGCCGACGAGTTGGCCCACTGCCACCGCGATCTGGGACAGGCGGACGCGGCGGCCCGGCAGGCCGAGGAGGCCTTGCGCCACCTCCCGGCGGGCAAGGCGCGCCGCCGGGCCATCGGGTTGCTGCTGCTGGCGGCCGCGCAGGTGCAGCAGCGAGAGGTGGAACAGGCCTGCCGGACGGCCACCCAGGCGTCGGAACTGCTGGAGGGGCTGCGCTCGAACCGGGGCGCGGAGTACCTGGAGGACTTCAGGACGAGGCTGGGGCCGTACCGGGAGGAGGAAGCGGTACGGGAATTCGCCGCGCGGGTCGCCTGA
- a CDS encoding PAS domain-containing protein → MSASGRDETADDLLAALLDGMDAALCAFDSDGVITHWNREAERILGWSAGEAVGRKGFEGWAVRAADAQDVQDRLMSAQHVPGRHVHEFALLTKDGGRVLVRTQSAGVPGADGSPAGVYCAFSEVHAQIDLERSIALSEALMEDASWGVVLVDVDLRPAVVNTHAARAFGTTGTALLGRPLGELLTQGVEELEGALQHVLAEGAPPAPVEMWVSVRTAEGVRRRCWRCGFLRLASPLAEEPVPLGVGWLIQDVTEARQEQLDAAQARFRSHQLHRAGRAAAECEDPAEAAAVRLDFALAGFAEHALLDVLDPAVDSERRRLLRCAASPPALPGPGSIPVRYAAGHPALQALDRIGSVRTSAPRGEADAEWARARQWPEDVAHVLCTVLRSRGRTLGALTFLRGPSRVAFERADAAYAEEVAARVAADLDLATRPPGH, encoded by the coding sequence GTGAGTGCTTCCGGACGTGACGAGACCGCCGACGACCTGCTCGCCGCGCTGCTGGACGGGATGGACGCCGCGCTGTGCGCCTTCGATTCCGACGGGGTGATCACCCACTGGAACCGTGAGGCCGAGCGGATCCTGGGCTGGTCGGCCGGGGAGGCCGTCGGGCGCAAGGGATTCGAGGGGTGGGCCGTGCGGGCCGCCGACGCGCAGGACGTGCAGGACAGACTGATGTCCGCCCAGCACGTCCCCGGCCGCCACGTCCACGAATTCGCGCTGCTCACCAAGGACGGCGGGCGGGTCCTGGTACGGACGCAGTCCGCCGGGGTGCCGGGTGCCGACGGCTCGCCCGCGGGGGTGTACTGCGCCTTCAGCGAGGTGCACGCGCAGATCGACCTGGAGCGGTCCATCGCGCTGAGCGAGGCCCTGATGGAGGACGCCTCCTGGGGCGTCGTCCTCGTCGACGTCGACCTGCGGCCCGCCGTGGTCAACACGCACGCCGCGCGGGCCTTCGGGACCACCGGCACCGCCCTGCTCGGTCGGCCTCTCGGGGAACTGCTGACCCAGGGGGTGGAGGAGTTGGAGGGTGCGCTCCAGCACGTGCTCGCGGAGGGGGCGCCGCCCGCGCCGGTCGAGATGTGGGTCTCGGTGCGTACGGCGGAGGGCGTGCGGCGCCGGTGCTGGCGGTGCGGGTTCCTGCGGCTGGCCTCGCCGCTCGCGGAGGAACCGGTGCCGCTCGGCGTCGGCTGGCTGATCCAGGACGTCACCGAGGCCCGGCAGGAACAGCTCGATGCCGCGCAGGCGCGGTTCCGGTCCCACCAGCTCCACCGCGCCGGGCGGGCCGCCGCCGAATGCGAGGATCCGGCGGAGGCGGCCGCCGTGCGCCTGGACTTCGCGCTCGCCGGCTTCGCCGAGCACGCGCTGCTGGACGTCCTGGACCCGGCGGTCGACTCCGAGCGGCGCAGGCTCCTGCGGTGCGCCGCGTCGCCGCCCGCACTGCCGGGGCCCGGCTCGATCCCCGTGCGGTACGCGGCCGGGCACCCGGCGCTGCAGGCGCTGGACCGGATCGGCTCGGTGCGCACCAGCGCCCCGCGCGGCGAGGCGGACGCGGAGTGGGCGCGGGCCCGGCAGTGGCCCGAGGACGTGGCGCACGTGCTGTGCACGGTGCTGCGCAGCCGGGGCCGGACCCTGGGGGCGCTGACGTTCCTGCGCGGGCCCTCGCGGGTGGCGTTCGAGCGCGCGGACGCCGCGTACGCGGAGGAGGTGGCGGCTCGGGTCGCGGCGGACCTGGACCTGGCGACGCGCCCGCCGGGCCACTGA
- a CDS encoding metal-dependent transcriptional regulator, with protein sequence MSGLIDTTEMYLRTILELEEEGVVPMRARIAERLDQSGPTVSQTVARMERDGLVAVATDRHLELTDEGRRLATRVMRKHRLAECLLVDVIGLEWEQVHAEACRWEHVMSEAVERRVLELLRHPTESPYGNPIPGLEELGEKAEAEPFLEDGMISLSELDPGTEGKTVVVRRIGEPIQTDAQLMYTLRRAGVQPGSVVSVTESPGGVLVGSGGEAAELEAEIASHVFVAKR encoded by the coding sequence ATGTCCGGACTGATCGATACCACGGAGATGTATCTCCGCACCATCCTCGAGCTGGAAGAGGAAGGCGTGGTACCCATGCGCGCCCGGATCGCCGAGAGGCTGGACCAGAGCGGGCCGACGGTGAGCCAGACGGTGGCGCGCATGGAGCGGGACGGCCTGGTGGCCGTCGCCACCGACCGCCACCTGGAGCTGACCGACGAAGGCCGGCGGCTCGCGACGCGCGTGATGCGCAAGCACCGGCTCGCCGAGTGCCTGCTCGTCGACGTCATCGGGCTGGAGTGGGAGCAGGTCCACGCCGAGGCCTGCCGGTGGGAGCACGTGATGAGCGAGGCGGTGGAGCGGCGGGTGCTGGAGCTGCTCCGCCACCCGACCGAGTCGCCGTACGGGAACCCGATCCCCGGGCTGGAGGAGCTGGGGGAGAAGGCCGAGGCGGAGCCGTTCCTGGAGGACGGCATGATCAGCCTGTCCGAGCTGGACCCGGGCACCGAGGGCAAGACGGTGGTCGTGCGGCGCATCGGGGAGCCGATCCAGACGGACGCCCAGCTGATGTACACGCTGCGCCGGGCGGGCGTACAGCCCGGTTCCGTGGTGAGCGTGACCGAGTCGCCGGGCGGTGTGCTGGTCGGCAGTGGTGGCGAGGCCGCGGAGCTGGAGGCGGAGATCGCCTCGCACGTGTTCGTGGCGAAGCGCTGA
- a CDS encoding ABC transporter substrate-binding protein — protein sequence MTISRRAVSLSRTFAATAMGACLVAGCGTLPGGSGGSGGTITVMTFAPEGTGATNMPGMTGMAKAYERWVNAQGGINGHKLRVLTCNEKNTPSGAADCAREAVAEKAVAVVGSYSQHGRAFMAPLEVEGIPFIGGYGVSSEEFQSPLSYPVNGGQSVLIAGAGHQLGRVCDQVALVRPDTIAGDTLPVLLNAGLRANKMADAADIRAAEDSADFNPQASAALAHLTGTGTGKEKEKEKEKEKERGCVTAVLGERTETFFDAFRRTEPQRRKPQISSVLGSVSQSLVDRTGGRESPFEGAYLTGWYPVASDPAWEPMRKVVNDFAFGDDTVDPDDTGAQTTWIAYTVLSEIVKRLDPDEAVDAHRVKRSLNESQPVQTGGLTPDLSWRYQDMRAVAGFPRIVNGRVTFQIVQSGRLVAQPGEPSLDMTPTLVGSPHTA from the coding sequence ATGACCATCTCGCGACGCGCAGTGTCCCTCTCCCGCACCTTCGCGGCCACGGCGATGGGTGCATGCCTCGTGGCCGGGTGCGGGACTCTCCCCGGGGGCTCGGGGGGGTCCGGCGGCACCATCACCGTCATGACGTTCGCCCCGGAAGGGACCGGCGCCACGAACATGCCCGGTATGACCGGAATGGCCAAAGCCTACGAGCGCTGGGTGAACGCCCAGGGTGGAATCAACGGCCACAAACTACGCGTACTGACCTGCAACGAGAAGAACACGCCCAGCGGCGCCGCCGACTGCGCCCGCGAAGCGGTCGCGGAGAAGGCCGTCGCCGTCGTGGGCTCCTACAGCCAGCACGGACGCGCCTTCATGGCCCCCCTGGAGGTGGAGGGAATTCCCTTCATCGGCGGCTACGGGGTCTCCTCCGAGGAGTTCCAGTCCCCGCTCTCCTACCCGGTCAACGGCGGCCAGTCGGTCCTGATCGCGGGCGCCGGCCACCAGCTCGGCCGCGTCTGCGACCAGGTCGCGCTGGTCCGCCCCGACACCATCGCGGGCGACACGCTGCCGGTCCTGCTCAACGCCGGACTGCGGGCCAACAAGATGGCCGACGCCGCCGACATCCGGGCCGCCGAGGACTCCGCCGACTTCAATCCGCAGGCGAGCGCGGCACTCGCGCACCTCACCGGCACCGGCACCGGCAAGGAGAAGGAAAAGGAGAAGGAAAAGGAGAAGGAGAGGGGCTGCGTGACCGCGGTCCTCGGCGAGCGCACCGAGACGTTCTTCGACGCGTTCCGCCGCACCGAACCGCAGCGCAGGAAGCCGCAGATCTCCTCCGTACTGGGCAGTGTCAGCCAGTCCCTGGTGGACCGCACGGGCGGCCGGGAGAGCCCCTTCGAGGGCGCCTACCTCACGGGCTGGTACCCGGTGGCCTCCGATCCCGCCTGGGAGCCGATGCGCAAGGTCGTCAACGACTTCGCCTTCGGCGACGACACCGTCGACCCCGACGACACCGGCGCGCAGACCACCTGGATCGCGTACACGGTGCTGAGCGAGATCGTGAAGCGCCTCGACCCGGACGAGGCCGTCGACGCCCACAGGGTCAAGCGCTCGCTGAACGAGTCCCAGCCCGTGCAGACCGGCGGCCTCACCCCGGACCTGAGCTGGCGCTACCAGGACATGCGCGCCGTCGCCGGCTTCCCCCGCATCGTCAACGGACGGGTCACCTTCCAGATCGTGCAGTCCGGGCGTCTCGTGGCGCAGCCGGGCGAGCCGAGCCTGGACATGACCCCGACGCTGGTGGGATCCCCGCACACGGCGTGA
- a CDS encoding SIS domain-containing protein — translation MSESKLAGQFFDAAIGLLERVRDEEAPHIAEAGSLVADAVAAGNRLFAFGAGHSSLPAQDVVYRAGGLALMNFLAVPGTAGVDVMPATLGSALERVDGLAGAVLDSSPASEGDVLVIISLSGRNALPVEMAMNARAIGLKVIGVTSVAYATGTRSRHTSGTFLKDHCDVVLDSKIAVGDAELSLDGIDAPFAPASTVVTSAIMQAVMATAAGELAARGLEPPLLRSGNVDGGHEWNGRVMQEYGDRIFFRH, via the coding sequence ATGAGCGAGAGCAAGCTGGCCGGTCAGTTCTTCGACGCCGCCATCGGCCTGCTGGAGCGGGTACGGGACGAGGAGGCCCCGCACATCGCCGAGGCCGGCAGCCTCGTCGCCGACGCCGTCGCAGCCGGCAACCGCCTCTTCGCCTTCGGCGCCGGACACTCCTCGCTGCCCGCACAGGACGTCGTCTACCGGGCCGGCGGCCTGGCCCTGATGAACTTCCTGGCCGTCCCCGGCACGGCCGGCGTCGACGTCATGCCCGCCACCCTGGGCAGCGCGCTGGAACGGGTCGACGGCCTCGCCGGCGCCGTCCTCGACAGCAGCCCCGCCTCCGAGGGCGACGTCCTCGTGATCATCTCCCTCTCCGGGCGCAACGCCCTGCCGGTCGAGATGGCCATGAACGCCCGCGCCATCGGCCTCAAGGTCATCGGCGTGACCTCCGTCGCGTACGCCACCGGGACCAGGTCGCGACACACCTCCGGCACCTTCCTCAAGGACCACTGCGACGTCGTCCTCGACAGCAAGATCGCGGTCGGCGACGCCGAACTGAGCCTCGACGGCATCGACGCCCCCTTCGCCCCCGCCTCCACCGTCGTCACCAGCGCGATCATGCAGGCGGTCATGGCGACAGCGGCCGGGGAACTGGCCGCCCGTGGCCTGGAGCCTCCGCTGCTGCGCTCGGGCAACGTCGACGGCGGCCACGAGTGGAACGGCCGCGTCATGCAGGAGTACGGCGACCGGATCTTCTTCCGCCACTGA
- a CDS encoding ABC transporter ATP-binding protein, producing MPDQGDATGGTYGADGARTAPSAVRVEGLWKRFGDQVAVAGIDLELPAGKFIGLVGPNGAGKTTTLSMVTGLLRPDLGRVVVAGHDVWTDPAGVKARIGVLPEGLRLFERLSGRELLGYMGRLRGLPGEETDKRATQLLDILDLAGSQHKLVVDYSTGMRKKIGLAAALLHNPEVLFLDEPFEGVDPVSAQTIRGVLERYTASGATVVFSSHVMELVESLCDWVAVMAAGRIRAAGPLAEVRGSAPSLQAAFLELVGAHGRDTAGESLDWLGGNPGTSGTVTR from the coding sequence ATGCCGGACCAGGGCGATGCGACGGGTGGGACGTACGGGGCGGACGGCGCGCGAACCGCGCCGTCCGCCGTGCGCGTGGAGGGTCTGTGGAAGCGGTTCGGCGACCAGGTGGCCGTCGCCGGCATCGACCTGGAGCTTCCCGCGGGGAAGTTCATCGGCCTCGTGGGGCCGAACGGCGCGGGCAAGACGACCACGCTGTCCATGGTGACCGGGCTGCTGCGTCCCGACCTGGGGCGGGTCGTCGTCGCGGGGCACGACGTGTGGACGGACCCGGCCGGGGTGAAGGCGCGGATCGGCGTACTGCCCGAGGGGCTGCGGCTCTTCGAGCGGCTGTCGGGGCGCGAACTGCTCGGCTACATGGGCCGTCTGCGCGGGCTCCCGGGCGAGGAGACCGACAAGCGGGCCACTCAGCTGCTGGACATCCTCGACCTGGCCGGTTCGCAGCACAAGCTGGTCGTCGACTACTCGACCGGCATGCGCAAGAAGATCGGCCTGGCCGCGGCCCTGTTGCACAATCCCGAAGTGCTCTTCCTGGACGAGCCGTTCGAGGGTGTCGACCCGGTGTCGGCGCAGACCATCCGCGGAGTGCTGGAACGTTACACCGCGTCCGGTGCCACGGTCGTCTTCTCCTCCCACGTGATGGAGCTGGTGGAGTCGCTGTGCGACTGGGTGGCCGTGATGGCCGCCGGCCGCATCCGCGCCGCGGGCCCGCTGGCCGAGGTACGGGGCTCCGCACCCTCCCTCCAGGCCGCCTTCCTCGAACTGGTCGGCGCGCACGGGCGGGACACGGCCGGGGAGTCGCTGGACTGGCTCGGCGGCAACCCCGGGACCTCCGGGACGGTCACGCGATGA
- the pdxH gene encoding pyridoxamine 5'-phosphate oxidase, with the protein MADVTDQDIDPAMMRKQYRSEIVHEESLAEDPMEQFARWFQQAADSHLFEPNAMVVSTATPDGRPSSRTVLLKQFDSRGFVFFTNYASRKGRELARNPHVALLFPWHPIARQVIVNGTAARIGRDETAAYFRSRPHGSQLGAWASEQSSVIGSRAELDSRYAELAARYPEGEQVPVPPEWGGLRVVPREIEFWQGHENRLHDRLHYVLEGDEKWRLERLCP; encoded by the coding sequence ATGGCCGACGTGACCGATCAGGACATTGACCCCGCAATGATGCGCAAGCAGTACCGCTCGGAGATCGTCCACGAGGAGAGCCTCGCCGAGGACCCCATGGAACAGTTCGCCCGGTGGTTCCAGCAGGCGGCCGACTCGCACCTCTTCGAACCGAACGCCATGGTCGTCTCGACGGCCACCCCCGACGGGCGGCCCAGCTCGCGCACGGTGCTGCTGAAGCAGTTCGACAGCCGGGGGTTCGTGTTCTTCACCAACTACGCGTCCCGCAAGGGGCGGGAGCTCGCGCGGAACCCGCACGTCGCGCTGCTCTTCCCCTGGCACCCCATCGCCCGCCAGGTGATCGTCAACGGTACGGCGGCCCGCATCGGCCGCGACGAGACGGCGGCGTACTTCCGGTCCCGGCCGCACGGCTCGCAGCTGGGCGCCTGGGCCAGCGAGCAGTCGAGCGTGATCGGCTCGCGCGCGGAGCTGGACAGCCGCTACGCCGAGCTCGCGGCGCGCTACCCGGAGGGCGAGCAGGTTCCGGTGCCGCCGGAGTGGGGCGGTCTGCGGGTGGTTCCCCGGGAGATCGAATTCTGGCAGGGCCACGAGAACCGGCTGCACGACCGCCTCCACTACGTGCTGGAGGGTGACGAGAAGTGGCGTCTGGAGCGGCTCTGCCCCTAG
- a CDS encoding bifunctional DNA primase/polymerase, with protein MGVTETAPIPTQRGEQLLDHAVRYAEERHWDVFAGTWLEPGDGRELCSCGAADCPAPGAHAAVKDWAAHATGSAVQVRRVWGKNPGASILLPTGRTFDALDVPDSAGFLALARLERMQRTLGPVTLTPDHRMLFFVLPGAGVKVADLVRKLGWSPSAIDLTARGEGEYVAAPPTRFGGRGAVQWARRPTPANRWLPDTEELIDALAYACGSEAAAERKRRQG; from the coding sequence ATGGGAGTCACGGAGACCGCACCCATCCCCACGCAGCGCGGAGAGCAGCTGCTGGACCATGCCGTGCGGTACGCGGAAGAACGGCACTGGGATGTCTTCGCCGGCACCTGGCTGGAGCCCGGGGACGGCCGCGAGCTGTGTTCCTGCGGGGCCGCGGACTGCCCGGCGCCCGGCGCGCACGCGGCGGTGAAGGACTGGGCGGCGCACGCCACGGGCAGCGCGGTGCAGGTGCGCCGGGTGTGGGGGAAGAACCCGGGGGCGTCGATCCTGCTGCCGACGGGTCGGACCTTCGACGCGCTGGACGTGCCGGACTCGGCCGGCTTCCTGGCGCTGGCCCGGCTGGAGCGCATGCAGCGGACCCTCGGACCGGTCACGCTGACGCCCGACCACCGGATGCTGTTCTTCGTGCTGCCTGGGGCCGGCGTCAAGGTCGCCGACCTCGTGCGCAAGCTGGGCTGGTCGCCGTCCGCGATCGACCTGACGGCGCGCGGCGAGGGCGAGTACGTGGCCGCCCCGCCGACCCGCTTCGGCGGCCGGGGCGCGGTCCAGTGGGCGCGCCGGCCCACGCCCGCGAACCGGTGGCTGCCGGACACGGAGGAGCTGATCGACGCGCTGGCGTACGCGTGCGGCAGCGAGGCCGCGGCGGAGCGCAAGCGACGCCAGGGCTGA
- a CDS encoding alpha/beta fold hydrolase codes for MVQRVDVTGAQGVRLAAWQFREPVAETAPRPGVLLLHGLMGRASHWAATARWLGERRRVVALDQRGHGHSDRPPDGAAPHTALGREAFVADAEAAVEQLGLAPVTLIGHSMGALTAWQLAARRPDLVAALVICDMRASALGAASQRDWEEWFHLWPLPFPTQDAARRWFGEDDPRVERPDPGRGAFFAEVMHEAADGWRPLFSRRQMLTARETWVHDAHWEELAQVRCPTLVVRGLDGELGRAEAQEMVRVLPAGRYAEIPDAGHYLHYDQPAAWRAVLEPFLDDIPAPAP; via the coding sequence GTGGTACAGCGCGTTGATGTGACAGGGGCCCAAGGTGTTCGGCTGGCCGCCTGGCAGTTCCGAGAACCGGTCGCCGAGACAGCTCCCCGCCCCGGAGTGCTGTTACTGCACGGGCTGATGGGGCGCGCCTCCCACTGGGCCGCCACCGCCCGCTGGCTCGGCGAACGCCGCCGCGTCGTGGCCCTGGACCAGCGCGGACACGGTCACAGCGACCGCCCGCCCGACGGCGCCGCCCCGCACACCGCCCTGGGCCGCGAGGCCTTCGTGGCCGACGCCGAAGCCGCCGTGGAACAGCTCGGCCTCGCCCCCGTGACCCTGATCGGCCACTCCATGGGAGCGCTCACCGCCTGGCAGCTCGCCGCCCGCCGCCCCGACCTGGTCGCCGCCCTCGTCATCTGCGACATGCGCGCCTCGGCACTCGGCGCGGCCTCCCAGCGCGATTGGGAGGAGTGGTTCCACCTCTGGCCCCTGCCCTTCCCCACCCAGGACGCCGCCCGCCGCTGGTTCGGCGAGGACGACCCCCGCGTGGAGCGCCCCGACCCCGGCCGCGGCGCCTTCTTCGCCGAGGTCATGCACGAGGCCGCCGACGGCTGGCGCCCGCTCTTCTCCCGCCGCCAGATGCTGACGGCCCGCGAGACCTGGGTCCACGACGCCCACTGGGAGGAGCTGGCCCAGGTCCGCTGCCCGACCCTCGTGGTCCGTGGCCTCGACGGCGAACTGGGCCGCGCCGAGGCCCAGGAGATGGTCCGCGTCCTCCCGGCCGGCCGGTACGCGGAGATCCCCGACGCCGGCCACTACCTCCACTACGACCAGCCCGCGGCCTGGCGCGCGGTCCTGGAACCCTTCCTGGACGACATCCCGGCCCCCGCGCCCTGA
- the purU gene encoding formyltetrahydrofolate deformylase: MSDPHNEAQAQQQPQYVLTVSCPDKQGIVHAVSSYLFMTGCNIVDSQQFGDRETGLFFMRVHFEAEPAVTVEKLRASFAAIGDSFKMDWQIHRSEERMRIILMVSKFGHCLNDLLFRSRIGALPVEIAAVVSNHTDFAELVASYEVPFVHIPVTKDTKAQAEAQLLELVRAENVELVVLARYMQVLSDTLCKELSGRIINIHHSFLPSFKGAKPYHQAHARGVKLIGATAHYVTADLDEGPIIEQEVERVGHEVTPDQLVAVGRDVECQALARAVKWHSEHRVLLNGSRTVVFA; the protein is encoded by the coding sequence ATGAGCGACCCGCACAACGAGGCCCAGGCCCAGCAGCAGCCCCAGTACGTCCTGACCGTGTCATGCCCCGACAAGCAGGGCATCGTGCACGCCGTGTCGAGCTACTTGTTCATGACCGGCTGCAACATCGTGGACAGCCAGCAGTTCGGAGACCGGGAGACCGGGCTCTTCTTCATGCGGGTGCACTTCGAGGCCGAGCCTGCGGTGACGGTGGAGAAGCTGCGGGCGAGCTTCGCCGCCATCGGCGACTCCTTCAAGATGGACTGGCAGATCCACCGCTCCGAGGAGCGCATGCGGATCATCCTGATGGTGTCCAAGTTCGGGCACTGCCTCAACGACCTGCTCTTCCGCTCGCGGATCGGGGCGTTGCCGGTCGAGATCGCGGCCGTGGTCTCCAACCACACCGACTTCGCCGAACTGGTCGCCTCCTACGAGGTGCCGTTCGTGCACATCCCGGTGACGAAGGACACCAAGGCCCAGGCGGAGGCCCAGCTGCTGGAACTCGTACGCGCGGAGAACGTCGAGTTGGTCGTGCTGGCGCGGTACATGCAGGTGCTGTCGGACACCCTCTGCAAGGAGCTGAGCGGGCGGATCATCAACATCCACCACTCCTTCCTGCCGAGCTTCAAGGGCGCCAAGCCGTACCACCAGGCGCACGCGCGCGGTGTGAAGCTGATCGGTGCGACCGCCCACTACGTGACGGCGGACCTCGACGAGGGGCCGATCATCGAGCAGGAGGTCGAGCGGGTGGGCCACGAGGTCACCCCGGACCAGCTGGTGGCCGTCGGCCGCGACGTGGAGTGCCAGGCGCTCGCGCGCGCGGTGAAGTGGCACAGCGAGCACCGCGTGCTGCTGAACGGCTCCCGCACCGTCGTCTTCGCCTGA
- a CDS encoding citrate synthase 2 produces MSDFVPGLEGVVAFETEIAEPDKEGGSLRYRGVDIEDLVGHVSFGNVWGLLVDGAFNPGLPAAEPFPIPVHSGDIRVDVQSALAMLAPVWGLKPLLDIDVQTARDDLARAAVMALSYVAQSARGQGLPMVPQREIDKAESVVERFMIRWRGEPDPKHVKAVDAYWTSAAEHGMNASTFTARVIASTGADVAAALSGAVGAMSGPLHGGAPSRVLGMIEEIERTGDAVAYVKKALDKGERLMGFGHRVYRAEDPRARVLRRTAKELDAPRYEVAAALEKAALEELHARRPDRVLATNVEFWAAIMLDFAEVPAHMFTSMFSCARTAGWSAHILEQKRTGRLVRPSARYTGPGRRDPQEIEGYADIAETA; encoded by the coding sequence ATGTCCGACTTCGTACCCGGGCTCGAAGGGGTCGTCGCGTTCGAGACCGAGATCGCCGAACCGGACAAGGAAGGCGGATCGCTCCGCTACCGGGGCGTCGACATCGAAGACCTCGTCGGCCACGTCTCCTTCGGGAACGTCTGGGGCCTGCTGGTCGACGGGGCGTTCAACCCAGGTCTCCCGGCCGCCGAGCCCTTCCCCATCCCGGTCCACTCCGGTGACATCCGCGTCGACGTGCAGTCCGCGCTCGCGATGCTCGCCCCCGTGTGGGGTCTGAAACCGCTCCTGGACATCGACGTGCAGACCGCCCGCGACGACCTGGCGCGCGCGGCCGTGATGGCGCTGTCGTACGTCGCCCAGTCCGCCCGCGGCCAGGGCCTGCCCATGGTCCCCCAGCGCGAGATCGACAAGGCCGAGTCCGTCGTCGAGCGGTTCATGATCCGCTGGCGGGGCGAGCCGGACCCGAAGCACGTCAAGGCCGTCGACGCCTACTGGACCTCCGCCGCCGAGCACGGGATGAACGCCTCCACGTTCACCGCCCGCGTCATCGCCTCCACCGGTGCGGACGTGGCGGCCGCCCTCTCCGGCGCCGTCGGCGCCATGTCGGGCCCGCTGCACGGCGGCGCGCCGTCCCGCGTGCTCGGCATGATCGAGGAGATCGAGCGCACCGGTGACGCCGTGGCGTATGTGAAGAAGGCCCTCGACAAGGGCGAGCGCCTGATGGGCTTCGGGCACCGCGTCTACCGCGCCGAAGACCCGCGCGCCCGGGTGCTGCGGCGCACGGCCAAGGAGCTGGACGCGCCGCGCTACGAGGTGGCGGCCGCCCTGGAGAAGGCCGCCCTGGAGGAGCTGCACGCGCGCCGCCCCGACCGGGTGCTCGCCACCAACGTGGAGTTCTGGGCCGCGATCATGCTGGACTTCGCGGAGGTCCCGGCGCACATGTTCACCTCCATGTTCAGCTGCGCCCGTACCGCGGGCTGGTCGGCGCACATCCTGGAGCAGAAGCGCACCGGCCGCCTGGTGCGCCCGTCGGCCCGCTACACCGGTCCGGGCCGGCGCGACCCGCAGGAGATCGAGGGCTACGCGGACATCGCCGAGACCGCCTGA